A region of Channa argus isolate prfri chromosome 8, Channa argus male v1.0, whole genome shotgun sequence DNA encodes the following proteins:
- the mier2 gene encoding mesoderm induction early response protein 2 isoform X2: protein MKMAAQSDTASELPLEELLALYGYTVSDPEKETCHMAASLPGMTLDKDQISEDLFPGEEEEVSSADDLTPSVTSNTSELLCRLQGGDKDTSINSSDEDSDVSIPSNEEHKEIMVGSMYQAKIPALGLCTYQESTYSSEDQLLWTPGVLSVQEVEEFLLSAQRPRSQERTSCTKTKGYTIQDNEQALYELVKCNFNADEALRRLHFNVKVFSDELCAWSKEESRNFEHGYRVYGKNFHLIQANKVRTRSVGECVEYYYMWKKSDRHEYFTQQATRITRKKFSLQSGTLDGGDQDGEIGEVEGSNNSSGLLSHSSMGPQLEFPLPAESNLDLDKEEEGRPRRRRTPRFHLKP, encoded by the exons ATGAAGATGGCAGCGCAATCCGACACT GCCAGTGAGCTTCCTTTGGAGGAGCTGCTGGCTCTGTATGGCTACACAGTGTCAGATCCAGAGAAGGAGACCTGTCACATGGCTGCCAGCCTGCCAGGCATGACACTGGACAAG GATCAAATATCAGAAGATCTCTTTCctggggaggaggaagaagtaTCATCAGCTGATGATCTCACCCCCTCAGTCACCTCAAACACCTCAGAGCTGCTCTGCCGTCTCCAAG GTGGAGACAAAGACACATCAATCAACTCATCAGATGAGGACTCTGATGTCTCTATTCCCTCCAATGAAGAGCACAAG GAGATCATGGTTGGCTCTATGTACCAGGCAAAAATTCCTGCACTGGGTCTGTGTACCTATCAGGAGAGCA CCTACAGCAGTGAGGACCAGTTACTTTGGACGCCAGGTGTACTTTCAGTGCAAGAAGTGGAGGAATTTTTGTTGAGCGCACAGAGACCACGTAGCCAAGAGAGGACatcatgcacaaaaacaaaaggttacacTATTCAAGACAATGAACAG GCACTGTACGAACTAGTGAAATGCAACTTCAATGCAGATGAGGCACTAAGACGATTACACTTCAACGTGAAAGTGTTTAGTG ATGAGCTGTGTGCATGGAGTAAGGAGGAGAGTCGGAACTTTGAGCACGGCTATCGAGTTTACGGGAAAAACTTCCACCTCATTCAGGCAAATAAG GTTCGCACACGCTCTGTTGGTGAGTGTGTGGAATATTACTACATGTGGAAAAAATCGGACCGTCACGAGTACTTCACCCAACAGGCCACCAGAATCACCCGCAAGAAATTCAGCCTGCAATCAGGGACCTT AGACGGTGGAGACCAAGATGGTGAGATAGGGGAAGTAGAGGGAAGCAACAATTCTTCAGGCTTGTTGTCTCATAGCTCTATGGGGCCTCAGCTAGAGTTTCCATTACCTGCAGAGTCAAACTTGGACCTGGACAAAG AAGAGGAGGGCCGTCCCCGGCGCAGACGAACCCCCCGCTTTCACTTAAAGCCATGA
- the mier2 gene encoding mesoderm induction early response protein 2 isoform X1: MKMAAQSDTASELPLEELLALYGYTVSDPEKETCHMAASLPGMTLDKDQISEDLFPGEEEEVSSADDLTPSVTSNTSELLCRLQGGDKDTSINSSDEDSDVSIPSNEEHKEIMVGSMYQAKIPALGLCTYQESTYSSEDQLLWTPGVLSVQEVEEFLLSAQRPRSQERTSCTKTKGYTIQDNEQALYELVKCNFNADEALRRLHFNVKVFSDELCAWSKEESRNFEHGYRVYGKNFHLIQANKVRTRSVGECVEYYYMWKKSDRHEYFTQQATRITRKKFSLQSGTLDGGDQDGEIGEVEGSNNSSGLLSHSSMGPQLEFPLPAESNLDLDKDGELVMGLSELCGDDCPQQMVVCPFSLLPMVDSKDPGSERCCPSAPVHLQSQASAQHSSFAFRSPPSCHADHRLPGSCFYQLHMRGGPFVSEGPDCGPAADRTGAPHGLQVEFSLPSTSPPSSAVLPSHFQAFMPSSIPTLPHSDRT; the protein is encoded by the exons ATGAAGATGGCAGCGCAATCCGACACT GCCAGTGAGCTTCCTTTGGAGGAGCTGCTGGCTCTGTATGGCTACACAGTGTCAGATCCAGAGAAGGAGACCTGTCACATGGCTGCCAGCCTGCCAGGCATGACACTGGACAAG GATCAAATATCAGAAGATCTCTTTCctggggaggaggaagaagtaTCATCAGCTGATGATCTCACCCCCTCAGTCACCTCAAACACCTCAGAGCTGCTCTGCCGTCTCCAAG GTGGAGACAAAGACACATCAATCAACTCATCAGATGAGGACTCTGATGTCTCTATTCCCTCCAATGAAGAGCACAAG GAGATCATGGTTGGCTCTATGTACCAGGCAAAAATTCCTGCACTGGGTCTGTGTACCTATCAGGAGAGCA CCTACAGCAGTGAGGACCAGTTACTTTGGACGCCAGGTGTACTTTCAGTGCAAGAAGTGGAGGAATTTTTGTTGAGCGCACAGAGACCACGTAGCCAAGAGAGGACatcatgcacaaaaacaaaaggttacacTATTCAAGACAATGAACAG GCACTGTACGAACTAGTGAAATGCAACTTCAATGCAGATGAGGCACTAAGACGATTACACTTCAACGTGAAAGTGTTTAGTG ATGAGCTGTGTGCATGGAGTAAGGAGGAGAGTCGGAACTTTGAGCACGGCTATCGAGTTTACGGGAAAAACTTCCACCTCATTCAGGCAAATAAG GTTCGCACACGCTCTGTTGGTGAGTGTGTGGAATATTACTACATGTGGAAAAAATCGGACCGTCACGAGTACTTCACCCAACAGGCCACCAGAATCACCCGCAAGAAATTCAGCCTGCAATCAGGGACCTT AGACGGTGGAGACCAAGATGGTGAGATAGGGGAAGTAGAGGGAAGCAACAATTCTTCAGGCTTGTTGTCTCATAGCTCTATGGGGCCTCAGCTAGAGTTTCCATTACCTGCAGAGTCAAACTTGGACCTGGACAAAG ATGGTGAGCTGGTGATGGGGCTGTCAGAGCTATGTGGTGATGACTGTCCCCAGCAGATGGTTGTCTGTCCCTTCTCTTTGCTGCCCATGGTTGACTCAAAGGATCCTGGGTCAGAGAGATGTTGTCCCTCTGCTCCAGTCCATCTCCAGTCCCAGGCTTCTGCCCAACACTCCAGTTTTGCGTTCAGGAGTCCTCCATCTTGTCATGCTGACCACCGCCTCCCAGGCTCCTGCTTCTACCAGTTACACATGAGGGGTGGACCCTTTGTTTCTGAGGGCCCCGACTGTGGTCCGGCAGCTGATAGGACTGGTGCCCCCCATGGGCTGCAGGTGGAATTTAGCCTGCCGTCTACCTCACCTCCATCATCTGCTGTTCTCCCATCACACTTCCAGGCATTCATGCCGTCCAGCATCCCCACTCTGCCACACAGTGACAGGACATga
- the mier2 gene encoding mesoderm induction early response protein 2 isoform X3, whose product MKMAAQSDTASELPLEELLALYGYTVSDPEKETCHMAASLPGMTLDKDQISEDLFPGEEEEVSSADDLTPSVTSNTSELLCRLQGGDKDTSINSSDEDSDVSIPSNEEHKEIMVGSMYQAKIPALGLCTYQESTYSSEDQLLWTPGVLSVQEVEEFLLSAQRPRSQERTSCTKTKGYTIQDNEQALYELVKCNFNADEALRRLHFNVKVFSDELCAWSKEESRNFEHGYRVYGKNFHLIQANKVRTRSVGECVEYYYMWKKSDRHEYFTQQATRITRKKFSLQSGTLDGGDQDGEIGEVEGSNNSSGLLSHSSMGPQLEFPLPAESNLDLDKEEGRPRRRRTPRFHLKP is encoded by the exons ATGAAGATGGCAGCGCAATCCGACACT GCCAGTGAGCTTCCTTTGGAGGAGCTGCTGGCTCTGTATGGCTACACAGTGTCAGATCCAGAGAAGGAGACCTGTCACATGGCTGCCAGCCTGCCAGGCATGACACTGGACAAG GATCAAATATCAGAAGATCTCTTTCctggggaggaggaagaagtaTCATCAGCTGATGATCTCACCCCCTCAGTCACCTCAAACACCTCAGAGCTGCTCTGCCGTCTCCAAG GTGGAGACAAAGACACATCAATCAACTCATCAGATGAGGACTCTGATGTCTCTATTCCCTCCAATGAAGAGCACAAG GAGATCATGGTTGGCTCTATGTACCAGGCAAAAATTCCTGCACTGGGTCTGTGTACCTATCAGGAGAGCA CCTACAGCAGTGAGGACCAGTTACTTTGGACGCCAGGTGTACTTTCAGTGCAAGAAGTGGAGGAATTTTTGTTGAGCGCACAGAGACCACGTAGCCAAGAGAGGACatcatgcacaaaaacaaaaggttacacTATTCAAGACAATGAACAG GCACTGTACGAACTAGTGAAATGCAACTTCAATGCAGATGAGGCACTAAGACGATTACACTTCAACGTGAAAGTGTTTAGTG ATGAGCTGTGTGCATGGAGTAAGGAGGAGAGTCGGAACTTTGAGCACGGCTATCGAGTTTACGGGAAAAACTTCCACCTCATTCAGGCAAATAAG GTTCGCACACGCTCTGTTGGTGAGTGTGTGGAATATTACTACATGTGGAAAAAATCGGACCGTCACGAGTACTTCACCCAACAGGCCACCAGAATCACCCGCAAGAAATTCAGCCTGCAATCAGGGACCTT AGACGGTGGAGACCAAGATGGTGAGATAGGGGAAGTAGAGGGAAGCAACAATTCTTCAGGCTTGTTGTCTCATAGCTCTATGGGGCCTCAGCTAGAGTTTCCATTACCTGCAGAGTCAAACTTGGACCTGGACAAAG AGGAGGGCCGTCCCCGGCGCAGACGAACCCCCCGCTTTCACTTAAAGCCATGA